The region GCTCCTGTTGGTTTGTCGTTCACGTAGAAGTTACCAGCTGTATTAACCAAACGTTTTGTCAGGTAATCGATTTCGTAACGGTCTTGTGTGAAAATAGCTCCTGTTAATCCATAAATAGATGTATTATCAAGGATATCAAGGGTTTCATCCACCTTATTTTCATCATACACATAAACGGTTAACACTGGACCAAAAAGTTCCTCTTCCATAGAGTAGAACTTTGGATTCGTGGTTTTAATAACCGTTGGTTCGATGAAATAACCTTTAGATTTATCATAACCACCGCCTGCAATAATTTCGCAAGAGCTATCTTCTTTAGCCATATCGATAGCAGCAGCGTGTTTATCAAATGCTGATTCATCGATTACGGCGCAAAGGAAGTTTGAAAAATCTTCGGGTGATCCTTGCTTAATTGTTGAAACATCTTCTTTCACGTATTTGAAAATTTCGTCGGCAAGGTTACCTGGCAAATAAGTTCTTGAAGCAGCTGAACATTTCTGTCCCTGGTATTCAAATGCACCGCGTACCATTGCTGTAGCAACAGCTTTAGCATCGGCTTTTGGCGACGCAAAAATATAATCTTTACCACCTGTTTCTCCAACAATACGTGGGTAGGTTTTATATTTTGTAATGTTATCGCCAATTTTCTTCCATGATTGCTGGAATACTGGTGTAGAACCTGTAAAATGGAAACCGGCAAAATCAGGACTTGCAAAAACGGTATCGGCCACAACAGGACCAGAAGCAAAAATGAGATTAATTACTCCGTCTGGTAATCCTGCCTCACGGAATATTTCCATAACCACGTTGGCCGAATAGATATTCAATTTTGAAGGCTTCCATACTACAGTGTTACCCATCATAGCAGGTGCAGCGGGAAGGTTTGCAGTAATAGCAGTAAAATTGAAAGGTGTAAGTGCAAAAACAAAACCCTCCAGCGGGCGGTATTCAACTCTGTTCCAGGTGTTTTTGTCAGAAACGGGTTGCTCTTCATAAATCTTGGTCATATATTCCACGCCAAAACGCATAAAGTCGGCAAACTCGCATGCTGACTCGATTTCAGCCTGATGAGCAGTTTTAGATGTGCCGAGCATAGCTGCGGCATTCATTTTATAGCGATAAGGTCCGGTGAGCAGATCTGCTACTTTGAGAAAAATAGCTGCACGCTCGTGCCATGGTGTTGCTGCCCACTTTTCTTTTGCCTCCATTGCAGCATCAATAGCCATATTTACCTCTTTAGCACTTCCCTGGTAATAGTGCCCCAGTGTATGAGCCAATTCATGTGGTGGATGAATATCAACTTTTTTGTCTGTTTTTACATCTTTACCACCAATTACCATTGGTATCTCAACTTGTTTTGACTTAAGCTCTTTAAGCGCTTTTTTGAGCTCTTCACGATCTTTTGTGCCTGGAGCATACGAACGTACTGGTTCGTTTACTGCTTTCGGGACATTGAAAAAACCTTTAGGCATAACTTTATAGTTTTTATTTAGTTTAACTTAATTTGTATACAAATCTATAAATTTTAAGTGTTTTTTCTCATGAAAAATATCATGTTTTCATTCTCTATAGCTTATTTTTATAAAGCGGCAAAATGTCAAGCTCAATCGTTTGCATAATTTAGGAATTTTAAACATCTCATTTTTCCCTTTTCGCCTTTGATTAAAAAAGCACAAACACCCACCATAATTAGATCTAACTTAAAATTTATAATAACCTTTTTTAAATAAAAAATGCGATCAGGATAGTTCCCAATCGCATTTCTGAAAATTGCTATTCACTATGATTTATCGATAACTTTTTCTACTTTTTCAAGCACATCGCTTATAATTACCGGCTTTACTATAAAATCGGCTGCTCCAAGTTCTGATGCCTTTTTGCGTTCTTCTTCACTATTTTTAGCCGTAATAAATATTACAGGAATTTCTAGCTGGTCCTCGTTTATTTGTTCCATTAATTCGAACCCACCCATTTTAGGCATCATAATGTCAAGCAGTATCAAATCAGGTGTAACCTGTCTTATTTTGTCCATTGCCTCAATACCATCGTGTGCCACCGTAACTTCGTAGCTCATTTCACTGAG is a window of Salinivirga cyanobacteriivorans DNA encoding:
- the pruA gene encoding L-glutamate gamma-semialdehyde dehydrogenase; this encodes MPKGFFNVPKAVNEPVRSYAPGTKDREELKKALKELKSKQVEIPMVIGGKDVKTDKKVDIHPPHELAHTLGHYYQGSAKEVNMAIDAAMEAKEKWAATPWHERAAIFLKVADLLTGPYRYKMNAAAMLGTSKTAHQAEIESACEFADFMRFGVEYMTKIYEEQPVSDKNTWNRVEYRPLEGFVFALTPFNFTAITANLPAAPAMMGNTVVWKPSKLNIYSANVVMEIFREAGLPDGVINLIFASGPVVADTVFASPDFAGFHFTGSTPVFQQSWKKIGDNITKYKTYPRIVGETGGKDYIFASPKADAKAVATAMVRGAFEYQGQKCSAASRTYLPGNLADEIFKYVKEDVSTIKQGSPEDFSNFLCAVIDESAFDKHAAAIDMAKEDSSCEIIAGGGYDKSKGYFIEPTVIKTTNPKFYSMEEELFGPVLTVYVYDENKVDETLDILDNTSIYGLTGAIFTQDRYEIDYLTKRLVNTAGNFYVNDKPTGAIVGQQPFGGARGSGTNDKAGSMLNQLRWVSARSIKENFVPAKDYRYPYMEDE
- a CDS encoding response regulator, which gives rise to MAHIKKILIVDDSFNNLILLEDLLSEMSYEVTVAHDGIEAMDKIRQVTPDLILLDIMMPKMGGFELMEQINEDQLEIPVIFITAKNSEEERKKASELGAADFIVKPVIISDVLEKVEKVIDKS